Proteins from one Flammeovirgaceae bacterium genomic window:
- a CDS encoding ATP-binding protein, which produces MSRMIFGNKPYVSFENPTTESEAISDTEAFLKQYEKGAIFDEVQRMPNVFRYFQGILDASGARGRFILTGSNNLSQTLAGRVGYLELLPLSYGELKDAKLARHELHKIILTGGYPEIWQQKLDATKWMASYVQTYVQRDVRLLRNISNLGLFNRFIQLCANHAGQVINKDSLAKATGVDSKTVTSWLAVLESSYILYLLQPYHDNLNKRVIKSPKLYFYDTGLLCYLLGIHTEAVLKKHPKFGLLFENWIISEVKKNHLNRGIKPRMYFFRDSAGNEVDLLLEKEGEPIAIEIKSGTSFNREMLGGLRYWAKYNQNKKGILLYRGEPMDTENGLLSIMNWKEVAGF; this is translated from the coding sequence TTGAGCCGGATGATTTTTGGCAATAAACCCTACGTGAGTTTTGAGAACCCCACGACCGAAAGTGAAGCCATTTCGGATACGGAAGCCTTTTTAAAGCAGTATGAAAAAGGGGCCATCTTTGATGAGGTGCAGCGCATGCCTAATGTTTTTCGATACTTCCAGGGCATTCTTGATGCCTCTGGAGCACGTGGCCGTTTTATCCTTACCGGATCAAACAATTTGTCCCAGACACTGGCAGGCCGTGTGGGCTACCTGGAGTTGCTGCCCCTATCCTATGGCGAACTTAAAGATGCAAAGCTGGCCCGTCACGAACTCCATAAAATTATCTTAACGGGAGGCTACCCTGAAATATGGCAGCAAAAGCTTGATGCCACAAAATGGATGGCTTCTTATGTGCAAACCTATGTACAGCGGGATGTCAGGCTGCTGCGCAACATTTCCAATCTTGGGCTTTTCAATCGCTTTATCCAACTTTGTGCCAATCATGCAGGCCAGGTGATCAATAAGGATTCGCTTGCCAAAGCCACCGGGGTAGACTCCAAAACAGTAACTTCATGGCTGGCAGTATTGGAGAGTAGTTATATACTTTACCTGCTTCAACCTTACCACGATAACCTAAACAAGCGGGTTATCAAATCGCCTAAGCTTTATTTTTATGATACTGGGCTATTGTGTTACCTGCTGGGAATCCACACAGAGGCCGTGCTAAAAAAGCATCCGAAATTTGGGCTCCTTTTCGAAAACTGGATTATTTCGGAGGTCAAAAAGAACCATCTCAACCGTGGAATAAAACCCAGGATGTATTTCTTTAGGGACAGTGCCGGGAATGAAGTTGACTTGCTTTTGGAAAAAGAAGGGGAACCAATTGCCATTGAAATTAAGTCAGGCACAAGCTTTAACCGTGAAATGCTTGGTGGCCTTCGCTATTGGGCAAAATATAATCAAAACAAAAAGGGCATCCTCCTCTATCGCGGGGAGCCAATGGATACCGAAAACGGGTTACTAAGCATCATGAATTGGAAGGAGGTTGCTGGTTTTTAA
- a CDS encoding pirin family protein gives MKNRSVARLLYAHEVDMGGMPVRQPLPTQQVQQIDPFLLLHHANIKVPAHIRPDKAGVGPHPHRGFSPVTFIFKGGVHHRDSRGNDSVVYAGGAQWMNAGMGIIHSERPPMDIHDLGGRQEIIQLWINTPARHKMDPPAYHAVGAGEVPTSFSQDGKVEVRIFSGEVLGKRGPIPSQTEVNAATLYFQKGGTIAMPVVPGHNLFIYLLSGKVKVVGFGMVEELNLVHFRNDGEGISIEALEDACALFLSGQPLNEAVVSHGPFVMNTETQVLEAMRDYQMGKMGVLIEG, from the coding sequence ATGAAAAACAGATCAGTAGCCCGCCTCCTGTACGCCCATGAGGTGGACATGGGGGGAATGCCTGTGAGGCAGCCCCTGCCCACCCAACAGGTCCAGCAAATTGACCCCTTCCTGCTGTTGCACCATGCCAATATTAAGGTGCCCGCCCACATACGCCCCGACAAGGCCGGGGTGGGGCCGCACCCCCATCGTGGGTTTTCCCCCGTTACGTTTATTTTCAAGGGGGGCGTTCACCACCGGGATAGCCGGGGCAACGATAGTGTGGTGTACGCAGGGGGCGCGCAATGGATGAATGCAGGGATGGGCATCATCCACAGTGAACGGCCACCGATGGATATCCACGACCTGGGCGGCAGGCAGGAAATCATCCAACTGTGGATCAACACGCCTGCACGCCACAAAATGGACCCGCCCGCCTACCATGCGGTAGGTGCCGGGGAGGTACCTACCAGCTTCAGTCAGGACGGGAAAGTGGAGGTCAGGATTTTTTCAGGTGAAGTATTGGGCAAGAGGGGCCCCATTCCATCGCAAACGGAGGTGAATGCGGCAACGCTCTACTTTCAAAAAGGTGGCACCATTGCCATGCCTGTTGTTCCGGGCCACAACTTGTTTATTTACCTGCTAAGCGGCAAGGTAAAAGTGGTTGGCTTTGGGATGGTGGAGGAATTGAACCTGGTGCACTTCAGGAATGACGGTGAGGGTATCTCAATTGAGGCATTGGAGGATGCGTGCGCATTGTTCCTTTCAGGGCAGCCCTTGAATGAAGCAGTGGTGTCGCACGGGCCTTTTGTGATGAACACGGAAACCCAGGTGCTGGAGGCCATGCGCGACTATCAGATGGGGAAGATGGGGGTGCTCATCGAAGGGTAG
- a CDS encoding pirin family protein gives MKTILHKSNSRGHANHGWLDTHHTFSFAQYHDAERMHFGALRVLNDDVVEGGMGFGRHPHENMEIISIPLSGSLEHKDSMGNTGIIRKNDVQVMSAGTGVQHSEYNKDKGQKASFLQIWIFPKERDIMPRYGQQTFDPSKRVNQFQQIVGPMGNTTGVGINQEAWLHLASFESGHRGEYVVKQKGNGTYVFVMEGEVAIQQQDLSKRDGLGIWEADGFSILAKSKSEILLIEVPMDY, from the coding sequence ATGAAGACCATATTGCACAAATCCAACAGCAGGGGGCATGCCAACCACGGCTGGCTCGACACCCACCATACGTTCAGTTTTGCCCAATACCACGATGCGGAAAGGATGCACTTTGGCGCGCTCCGCGTGCTAAACGATGACGTGGTGGAAGGGGGAATGGGTTTTGGCAGGCACCCGCACGAAAATATGGAGATTATTTCCATTCCGCTGTCGGGCAGCCTGGAACACAAGGACAGCATGGGCAATACCGGCATCATACGGAAGAACGATGTCCAGGTGATGAGCGCGGGAACGGGCGTTCAGCATTCTGAATACAACAAGGACAAAGGCCAAAAGGCAAGCTTCCTTCAAATTTGGATTTTCCCTAAAGAACGGGACATCATGCCGCGGTATGGCCAGCAAACTTTTGATCCCTCCAAAAGGGTAAACCAATTCCAGCAAATCGTTGGGCCAATGGGAAATACCACCGGGGTTGGCATCAACCAGGAGGCGTGGTTGCACCTGGCCAGTTTTGAAAGTGGCCACCGGGGGGAATATGTGGTGAAACAAAAAGGGAACGGGACCTACGTTTTTGTGATGGAGGGAGAGGTGGCCATCCAGCAACAGGACTTGAGCAAACGGGATGGCCTCGGGATATGGGAGGCAGACGGGTTTTCTATTTTGGCCAAGTCCAAATCCGAAATCCTGCTGATAGAAGTACCCATGGATTATTAG
- a CDS encoding ABC transporter permease, which translates to MASPPRWANRFLEWYCNPGLLEEIQGDVFELFQLRLSKEGKTMARLKFIWDVARFFRWGNIRRTQKNHSNLPDMFKSYFKLGFRNALRNKLTSTINLIGLSVALGVAIAIFTFIDYQFNMDSFHKNKNRIYQITNVVMETGGSHMESNWGDSPLLLGPALKQDNPAVEAYTRVEYGSGAIRYNDAVFNESIWFVDPDFMSMFTFNVLYGDPMALSHKNGIIISKKMSEKYFGNRNPVGETYSIKFTNGAKEEFVVGAVLEALPGNSSIRFDNLLSMEAFRDLRLEGTDDWGYLTDATFIMLKKGHDVNEVSSNMEKYKAIQNAASVDFPIQEFKFYLLDGLSHNSYNIYSAISMGSHPAGMITLGIISFLLLLLACFNYMNVAVATVTTRLKEIGIRKVVGGRKKEIAMQFLIENLVLCLASLVIGTLLAMFFLMPGLNSLFPIHVSFGYASSKNLIMFFAAILFFVGMVSGVYPALYISSFQPVQILRGREKFGGKSLFSKSLLTIQFMLAFVTIIGSFVFIANSINLRDKDWGYDHDQTIVVPVLNNANYLALRDKAAQNKNIISYAGASGHIGATWQHTSISFLDNKMQAMLYPVGFGYLQTMNIRLKEGRFFDESVQSDNQESVIVTSLFAKEMNWENPIGQYFEYDSIKRYVIGVVEDFHYDNFYGRIDPVVFLIAPKEDYKFFVAKARPGTLAQTEQFLQASWKSVAPDDPYEGYFQDSVFDNFYNDNNGNIKVLVFISGVAVLLACIGLFGLVSYNITRRMKEFSIRKVFGAKVSHIFKLMNRDYVWILFVAFAIGSPAGFLLVDNLIRTIYPEPTPATATPFLIGIGIMLITVALTVGSQINRIIKNNPVHTLRSE; encoded by the coding sequence ATGGCATCCCCTCCCCGATGGGCCAACCGGTTTTTGGAATGGTATTGCAACCCAGGCTTGCTGGAAGAAATCCAGGGGGATGTGTTCGAACTCTTCCAGCTTAGGCTAAGTAAAGAAGGAAAAACCATGGCCCGTTTAAAATTTATTTGGGATGTTGCCCGGTTTTTTAGGTGGGGCAATATCAGACGAACGCAAAAGAACCATTCAAACCTGCCCGATATGTTCAAAAGCTACTTCAAACTAGGGTTTCGCAATGCCCTTAGGAACAAACTTACCTCCACCATCAACCTTATTGGGCTGTCCGTTGCATTGGGCGTGGCCATCGCCATTTTCACGTTCATTGATTACCAGTTCAACATGGATTCGTTCCATAAAAACAAAAACCGCATTTACCAAATCACCAATGTGGTAATGGAAACCGGTGGCAGCCACATGGAATCCAACTGGGGCGATTCGCCCTTGCTGCTTGGCCCTGCGCTGAAACAGGACAACCCCGCTGTTGAGGCCTATACGAGGGTCGAATACGGCAGTGGCGCCATTCGGTACAACGATGCGGTGTTCAACGAATCCATTTGGTTTGTCGATCCCGATTTCATGTCGATGTTCACTTTCAACGTGCTGTATGGGGACCCCATGGCCCTCTCCCACAAAAACGGGATCATCATCAGCAAAAAAATGTCCGAAAAATATTTTGGCAACAGGAACCCGGTAGGCGAAACCTACTCCATCAAATTTACCAATGGCGCAAAGGAAGAGTTTGTGGTGGGCGCGGTCCTGGAGGCCCTTCCAGGCAATTCCAGTATCCGGTTTGACAACCTTCTTTCCATGGAGGCCTTTCGTGATTTGAGGTTGGAAGGCACCGATGACTGGGGCTACCTTACCGATGCGACTTTTATCATGCTTAAAAAAGGCCATGATGTCAACGAGGTGTCTTCCAATATGGAAAAATACAAGGCCATACAAAATGCGGCCAGCGTGGATTTCCCCATTCAGGAATTCAAGTTCTACTTACTTGACGGCCTTTCGCACAATAGCTATAACATCTACAGCGCCATCTCCATGGGGTCCCATCCTGCCGGAATGATCACCCTTGGAATAATAAGTTTTTTGTTACTGCTGCTGGCCTGCTTCAATTACATGAACGTGGCGGTGGCCACGGTCACCACGAGGCTAAAAGAAATAGGGATACGCAAGGTGGTGGGGGGAAGGAAAAAAGAAATTGCCATGCAATTCCTTATCGAGAACCTGGTGTTGTGCCTCGCCTCCCTTGTCATCGGCACCCTGCTGGCCATGTTTTTCCTTATGCCAGGACTCAACAGCCTTTTCCCTATCCATGTCTCGTTCGGCTATGCCTCCTCCAAAAACCTGATTATGTTTTTTGCCGCCATTTTGTTTTTTGTGGGCATGGTTTCAGGGGTTTATCCTGCACTGTATATTTCTTCTTTTCAGCCAGTGCAAATCCTGCGGGGAAGGGAAAAATTTGGTGGCAAAAGCCTGTTCAGCAAATCCCTGCTCACCATCCAGTTCATGTTGGCCTTTGTCACCATTATCGGGTCTTTCGTTTTTATCGCCAACAGCATTAACCTGCGTGACAAGGACTGGGGGTACGACCACGACCAAACCATTGTGGTGCCCGTACTGAATAACGCCAATTACCTGGCCTTGCGCGACAAGGCCGCTCAAAACAAAAACATAATCAGCTATGCCGGGGCCAGTGGGCACATAGGCGCCACGTGGCAGCATACTTCCATTTCCTTTTTGGACAACAAAATGCAGGCCATGCTTTACCCGGTTGGGTTTGGTTATTTGCAAACCATGAACATAAGGCTGAAGGAAGGGCGCTTTTTCGATGAATCGGTCCAATCGGACAACCAGGAGTCGGTCATTGTCACTTCATTGTTTGCCAAGGAAATGAATTGGGAAAACCCCATTGGCCAGTACTTTGAATATGACAGCATAAAGCGGTACGTCATTGGCGTTGTCGAAGACTTTCACTATGACAATTTCTATGGCCGCATTGATCCAGTTGTGTTCTTGATCGCCCCAAAAGAAGACTACAAGTTTTTTGTGGCAAAGGCCCGGCCCGGCACGTTGGCCCAAACCGAACAATTTTTACAGGCCTCCTGGAAATCCGTGGCCCCTGACGACCCCTATGAAGGATACTTTCAGGACAGCGTTTTTGACAATTTCTACAACGACAACAATGGCAACATCAAAGTGTTGGTGTTCATTTCAGGCGTGGCGGTGCTCCTGGCTTGCATTGGGCTGTTCGGGCTGGTCTCCTACAACATTACGCGTAGGATGAAAGAGTTCAGCATCCGAAAGGTATTTGGCGCCAAGGTTTCCCATATTTTCAAATTAATGAACCGGGATTATGTTTGGATATTATTTGTGGCCTTTGCCATAGGTTCCCCTGCCGGTTTTCTTCTGGTGGACAATTTAATCCGCACTATTTATCCTGAACCCACGCCTGCCACGGCCACTCCATTTTTGATCGGCATTGGCATTATGCTTATAACGGTGGCCCTCACGGTAGGGTCGCAAATCAACAGGATCATCAAAAACAACCCTGTCCATACACTGAGGAGCGAATAG
- a CDS encoding helix-turn-helix transcriptional regulator: MKGTYLGELEELILLTVGVLYENAYGVAIKDEIEKQVGRKLNISAVHAVLKRLEDKALINSTLGGATAERGGRRKRLFTLTALGKKTLDHANEVRSQLYHQIPKIALQFNPC; the protein is encoded by the coding sequence ATGAAAGGAACTTATCTCGGTGAATTGGAGGAACTCATCCTCCTGACGGTGGGCGTGCTGTATGAAAACGCCTATGGCGTGGCCATCAAAGACGAAATAGAAAAGCAGGTGGGCAGGAAATTGAATATCAGTGCCGTCCATGCCGTCTTAAAGCGGTTGGAGGACAAGGCCCTGATCAATTCAACCCTGGGGGGCGCCACCGCTGAAAGGGGTGGAAGGCGCAAACGCCTTTTCACGCTTACCGCATTGGGCAAAAAGACATTGGACCATGCCAATGAGGTGCGCTCCCAACTTTACCACCAGATCCCGAAAATTGCCCTTCAATTTAACCCTTGCTGA
- a CDS encoding adenosine kinase translates to MKKKYDVYGIGNALVDIVTEVGHGFFAENNIEKGVMTLVDEKRQKALMKAIDMKKSRMSAGGSAANTVIGVNQFGGKSYYSCLVAKDDLGRFFLEDMERNGVDTNLKYEECPPGHTGRCLVMTTPDADRTMNTFLGISSFMSPSHLNEEAIKDAAYAYLEGYLVSSPSGMEALLETKRIAERNKVATALTFSDPNMLRFFSKNFEEVVGASVDLLFCNEEEALMFSETDNLKDARQKLRQAARRFAITLGANGALLFDGDTFIEIEPYKVRALDTNGAGDMFAGAFLYGITHGHSFAEAGKIASLASSRVVSQFGPRLEPQQAQRVLKDLIG, encoded by the coding sequence ATGAAGAAAAAATATGATGTATACGGCATAGGCAATGCCCTGGTGGATATCGTGACCGAAGTGGGCCACGGGTTTTTCGCTGAAAACAATATAGAGAAGGGCGTAATGACCCTGGTGGACGAAAAAAGGCAAAAGGCGCTGATGAAGGCCATCGACATGAAGAAAAGCCGGATGTCGGCCGGTGGGTCGGCCGCCAATACGGTAATAGGGGTGAACCAGTTTGGAGGGAAAAGCTATTACTCCTGCCTGGTGGCAAAAGACGACCTCGGCAGGTTTTTTTTGGAGGACATGGAGCGCAATGGCGTGGACACAAACCTGAAGTACGAAGAATGCCCGCCAGGCCACACCGGCAGGTGCCTGGTCATGACCACGCCCGATGCCGATCGCACCATGAACACTTTTTTGGGGATAAGTTCATTTATGTCCCCCAGCCATTTGAACGAAGAGGCCATAAAAGATGCTGCCTATGCCTACCTGGAAGGCTACCTGGTGTCCAGCCCCAGTGGGATGGAGGCATTGTTGGAAACCAAACGGATAGCGGAACGGAACAAAGTGGCCACCGCCTTAACGTTTTCGGACCCCAACATGCTAAGGTTTTTCTCAAAGAACTTTGAAGAGGTGGTGGGCGCCAGTGTCGATCTCCTCTTTTGCAACGAAGAGGAGGCCCTCATGTTTAGCGAAACGGACAACCTCAAGGATGCCCGCCAAAAACTGAGGCAGGCGGCCCGGAGGTTTGCCATCACGTTGGGCGCCAATGGGGCCTTGTTGTTCGATGGGGACACCTTTATTGAGATTGAGCCGTATAAGGTGCGCGCACTGGACACCAACGGGGCGGGGGACATGTTCGCGGGGGCATTTTTATATGGCATCACCCACGGGCACAGTTTTGCGGAAGCGGGCAAAATAGCTTCGCTGGCTTCTTCCAGGGTGGTTTCCCAATTTGGCCCCAGGCTGGAGCCGCAGCAGGCACAGCGGGTGCTGAAGGATTTGATAGGATAG
- a CDS encoding outer membrane beta-barrel protein: MKKCLLLLGFFAAVILTANAQEYKPVKVGIGLGYASPGGDGAKGGVLFYLEPAYRVNDMLAVGLRLESAVMARGYSISGTSSSSSVDLDVSANSSYTINGQYYFSNNSFRPFAGVGLGIYSLAAVKATASSGTGGSSSSAEVSASASKFGFYPRLGFDLGHFTMQLEYNIIPSTKSEVVVSTGTGTTTATSESKNSYLGIKAGFFFGGGKK; the protein is encoded by the coding sequence ATGAAAAAGTGTCTATTGTTACTTGGCTTTTTTGCGGCCGTAATATTGACGGCCAATGCACAGGAATACAAACCGGTGAAAGTAGGTATCGGTTTGGGTTACGCTTCCCCTGGAGGGGATGGGGCAAAGGGCGGGGTATTATTCTACCTGGAGCCCGCCTATAGGGTAAATGATATGTTGGCTGTCGGTTTGCGGTTGGAGAGCGCTGTTATGGCGAGGGGTTACTCCATAAGCGGGACCTCAAGCTCTTCTTCTGTTGACCTGGACGTATCGGCCAACAGTTCTTACACAATTAATGGTCAATATTATTTTTCAAATAATTCATTCAGGCCGTTTGCAGGCGTAGGCCTGGGGATTTATTCATTGGCTGCTGTTAAAGCTACAGCGTCAAGCGGCACAGGGGGCTCATCATCAAGTGCGGAGGTTTCGGCTTCGGCAAGCAAATTTGGGTTCTACCCACGCCTTGGCTTTGACCTTGGGCACTTCACCATGCAGTTGGAGTACAACATTATACCCTCCACAAAATCCGAAGTGGTTGTTTCAACGGGAACAGGTACCACCACAGCTACATCGGAATCGAAAAATAGCTATCTGGGCATTAAAGCAGGATTCTTTTTTGGAGGCGGGAAAAAATAG
- the dgt gene encoding dNTP triphosphohydrolase has translation MQWPSLLSSQRARLKKATSGVFRSAFEQDFDRIVFSHPFRRLQDKTQVHPLPEHDFVHTRLTHSLEVSSVGRSLGKKVGETVLQRHGGLEDFSPFDFGAIVAAASLAHDLGNPPFGHSGEEGISGFFARQQAGLDFKPLVSEAEWADLVQFEGNAQGFRILNKNQYQGLQLTYATLGAFTKYPCPAKMDGRDKKRKSQNKYGFFQTEQALFEEVAIQLGLKKGVGHSWCRHPLAFLVEAADDICYSIIDLEDGCRLGLVGLEDTVGLLAGILKGSFDRDKLAQIPSQDEKIGVLRAMAIGQLIEECATIFLDNEAGILDGTFDQPLTGLCPSATALAAIAGLSMEKIYRARHVVEIEAAGYEVLPGLLEEFAMAGKSRIEGTLSGKYRNLYRLLPPGTTAGIGEAGGSHYLMLRNIIDFVSGMTDRHAISLYRKIKGISLN, from the coding sequence ATGCAGTGGCCATCCCTTTTGTCTTCGCAGCGTGCCCGCCTGAAAAAGGCCACCTCGGGTGTTTTCCGCAGTGCCTTTGAACAGGACTTCGACCGGATTGTTTTTTCCCACCCTTTTCGCAGGTTGCAGGACAAAACCCAGGTGCACCCCCTCCCGGAGCACGATTTCGTCCACACCCGCCTTACCCACAGCCTTGAGGTGTCCAGCGTGGGCAGGTCGTTGGGCAAAAAGGTAGGGGAGACGGTGCTTCAGCGCCATGGTGGGCTGGAGGATTTTTCCCCGTTTGACTTTGGGGCCATAGTGGCGGCCGCCTCGCTGGCACATGATTTGGGCAACCCGCCATTCGGCCATTCGGGGGAGGAGGGGATATCCGGCTTTTTTGCCCGCCAGCAAGCTGGCCTTGATTTTAAGCCCCTGGTGTCGGAGGCGGAGTGGGCCGACCTGGTGCAATTTGAAGGCAACGCCCAGGGCTTCCGCATCCTGAACAAAAACCAATACCAGGGCCTCCAGCTTACCTACGCCACCCTGGGGGCGTTTACCAAATATCCCTGCCCCGCCAAAATGGACGGCCGCGACAAAAAAAGGAAAAGCCAAAACAAATACGGGTTTTTCCAAACGGAGCAGGCCTTGTTTGAGGAGGTGGCCATCCAACTTGGATTGAAAAAAGGCGTAGGCCATTCCTGGTGCAGGCACCCGTTGGCCTTTTTGGTGGAGGCGGCAGACGATATATGCTATAGCATCATCGACCTTGAAGACGGCTGCCGGCTGGGCCTGGTCGGGCTGGAAGACACCGTGGGCCTGCTCGCGGGCATCCTGAAAGGGAGCTTTGACAGGGACAAACTGGCACAAATCCCCAGCCAGGACGAAAAGATTGGGGTTTTGCGGGCCATGGCCATCGGGCAGTTGATTGAGGAGTGCGCCACCATTTTTCTGGACAATGAAGCCGGCATTTTGGACGGCACGTTTGACCAACCGCTCACCGGCCTTTGCCCCTCGGCCACCGCCCTTGCCGCCATAGCGGGGCTTTCCATGGAGAAAATTTACCGCGCCAGGCACGTGGTGGAGATTGAGGCGGCAGGGTATGAGGTACTGCCCGGGCTGTTGGAGGAATTCGCCATGGCTGGAAAATCCAGGATAGAGGGCACCCTATCGGGGAAATACCGGAACCTCTACCGCCTGCTCCCCCCCGGGACAACGGCCGGGATCGGGGAGGCAGGGGGCTCCCATTACCTGATGCTAAGGAACATCATCGATTTTGTTTCGGGAATGACGGATAGGCACGCGATCTCCCTGTACCGGAAAATCAAGGGAATTTCGTTGAACTGA
- a CDS encoding glycerophosphodiester phosphodiesterase — protein sequence MKFIKLFTVFIVLMPMWGNAQKKLPVFDVQGHRGARGLRPENTIPAFIMALDSGVTTVELDLAVTKDKKLVVSHEPYMSANICLGPDGGPIAKKEEKTYNIHEMTYEQVKEFDCGSVGNEDFPEQEKMKVAKPLLEDVIVAVEDHIKSYTRYEVDYNIEIKSSPDGDNKFHPGPKEFSDLVFALVDQYLPLERIVIQSFDFRVLQYWHETYPQVRLAALVENRKSVEANLEALGFDPAIYSPYYRLLTRQKVELLHQRNIKVVPWTVNEISSMLAMKGMGVDGFITDYPNRAKRFANTLNIVPRDRK from the coding sequence ATGAAATTTATTAAGTTGTTCACTGTTTTTATTGTTTTGATGCCCATGTGGGGAAACGCGCAAAAAAAACTTCCGGTGTTTGATGTCCAGGGGCATAGGGGGGCCAGGGGGCTGCGCCCCGAGAATACCATTCCCGCCTTTATCATGGCATTGGACTCGGGGGTGACTACGGTGGAGCTTGACCTTGCCGTGACGAAAGACAAAAAGCTTGTGGTGTCGCACGAGCCATATATGTCTGCCAACATTTGCCTGGGGCCGGATGGGGGCCCAATTGCCAAAAAAGAGGAAAAAACCTACAATATTCATGAAATGACTTACGAACAGGTAAAGGAGTTTGATTGTGGCTCTGTGGGCAATGAGGATTTTCCGGAACAGGAAAAAATGAAAGTGGCCAAACCTTTGTTGGAGGACGTGATTGTGGCAGTGGAAGACCATATTAAAAGTTATACCCGTTATGAGGTCGACTATAACATTGAGATCAAAAGTTCACCGGATGGCGACAATAAATTCCATCCTGGCCCTAAGGAATTTTCGGATTTGGTATTTGCCCTGGTGGACCAGTACTTGCCCCTGGAAAGGATAGTGATACAATCGTTTGACTTCAGGGTGTTGCAGTATTGGCATGAAACCTACCCGCAAGTGCGATTGGCTGCCCTGGTGGAAAACAGGAAATCGGTGGAGGCCAACCTGGAGGCACTCGGCTTCGACCCTGCCATCTATTCGCCCTACTACCGGTTATTGACCAGGCAGAAAGTCGAGCTTCTTCACCAAAGGAACATTAAAGTGGTGCCCTGGACGGTGAATGAAATTTCCTCCATGCTGGCCATGAAAGGAATGGGCGTGGATGGGTTTATCACAGACTATCCCAATCGGGCAAAACGGTTTGCCAATACGCTGAACATTGTTCCCCGGGACAGGAAATAG
- a CDS encoding ATP-binding protein: MIKSQIKRAYQPVDQFLEDNRVLVVYGPRRVGKTTLINQFLSSTKLNYKLDSGDDIKVQGIVSSSNIAWIKEYCKGYDLIVLDEAQNIPEVGKGLKIMVDHIPGIKVIATGSSSFDLSSKIGEPLVGRQRILKLFPVATMELLNHFNRVEVKNHLEELLIFGSYPEVLIMEGHNSKARYLVDLVNAYLLKDILALERVRSPKVLLGLLRLLAYQIGSEASMNELANNLRMDVKTIGRYLDLLEKSFIIFSLGGFNRSLRNEVTSKRKYYFYDTGIRNAIINAFNPMDMRNDKGALWENWIMMERLKKKVYQSIFSNDFFWRTYARHEIDLIEEREGKLYAYEFKWKDKAHKTPKEWTSNYPGVPVEFITSENFFPFIV; the protein is encoded by the coding sequence ATGATCAAATCCCAGATAAAGAGGGCATACCAGCCAGTAGATCAATTTTTGGAGGACAACCGGGTTTTGGTGGTTTATGGCCCACGAAGGGTAGGCAAAACGACCTTGATAAACCAGTTCCTTTCAAGCACGAAGTTGAACTACAAACTTGATTCAGGGGACGACATTAAAGTACAGGGAATTGTCAGTTCATCTAACATTGCATGGATAAAGGAATACTGTAAGGGCTATGACCTTATTGTACTGGACGAAGCCCAAAACATTCCGGAGGTTGGCAAAGGCCTGAAGATCATGGTGGATCATATTCCAGGAATAAAGGTAATAGCAACAGGCTCTTCCAGCTTCGACCTCTCTAGTAAAATTGGAGAGCCTTTGGTTGGCCGGCAGCGTATCCTAAAACTTTTTCCGGTAGCCACCATGGAGTTGCTGAACCATTTTAACCGGGTGGAAGTGAAAAACCATCTCGAAGAACTTTTGATATTTGGAAGCTATCCCGAAGTGCTCATAATGGAGGGGCACAACAGCAAAGCAAGGTATCTGGTTGATCTGGTCAATGCCTATTTACTGAAGGATATTTTGGCCCTGGAGAGGGTGAGGTCGCCCAAGGTATTGTTGGGCCTGCTGAGGCTTTTGGCATACCAAATCGGGAGTGAAGCCTCCATGAACGAGTTGGCCAACAACCTAAGGATGGATGTAAAGACAATTGGAAGGTACCTCGATCTTCTCGAAAAATCGTTTATTATTTTTTCGCTTGGTGGGTTCAACAGGAGCCTTCGGAACGAGGTAACGAGCAAAAGAAAATACTACTTCTATGATACAGGTATCCGCAATGCTATAATCAATGCATTCAATCCAATGGATATGCGGAATGACAAGGGCGCACTGTGGGAGAATTGGATCATGATGGAGCGGTTAAAAAAGAAGGTATACCAATCGATATTCAGCAACGATTTCTTTTGGCGTACCTATGCCCGGCATGAAATCGACCTGATTGAGGAAAGGGAAGGAAAATTGTATGCCTATGAATTTAAATGGAAGGACAAAGCCCATAAAACCCCCAAGGAATGGACATCCAACTATCCCGGAGTGCCGGTGGAATTTATTACCAGCGAAAATTTCTTCCCGTTTATTGTATAG